In one uncultured Methanoregula sp. genomic region, the following are encoded:
- a CDS encoding proton-conducting transporter membrane subunit: MILIAFIACTAAALLLIAFSHTPGRMNLVCTAQGILFTIITVFILLSGDVPVSSFLAGNQFFFIDHLGIFEILITVVIFSLAAVYARGYVAGLLESGELEKGSLKLFYAAWALLLLIIVLAFCSDNLALFWIFAELTTITSAVLIATLSARENIDAAIKYIFVASIAMLFSFVGLIFLFQTSRTALGDGTLNWTVLMEHAAAFPPGMMVAASALVFIGFAAKSGIFPFHTWLPEAHAKAPSAVSAILSGVLLNVGIYGILRMVAIAHQNVAITTITPLIGLFGVLTIAIAAISMLPQKNLKKLIAFSSVENMGLLLIGIAVCTPLAIFWVLFHVMAHALTKASLFFSAGILHRQYRSHLSSDAVDEIRDVFRLQPLAAWGIILGGLAIIGMPPFPIFFSKLFILLGLGSVSPLVLAVVLVLLFIAAVALGYFVIVAFTQVSPPGVSPDIDRYPTPLSMKVPIVILLGLIVILGLVFTSGEITFFSQIVKELRF, from the coding sequence ATGATCCTGATCGCGTTTATCGCCTGCACGGCCGCAGCACTCCTGCTCATTGCCTTCAGCCATACCCCGGGCCGCATGAACCTTGTCTGCACCGCACAGGGCATCCTCTTTACCATCATCACAGTATTCATCCTCCTGTCCGGTGACGTGCCCGTCTCCTCATTCCTGGCCGGCAACCAGTTTTTCTTCATAGACCACCTTGGCATTTTCGAGATCCTGATCACTGTGGTCATCTTCAGCCTTGCGGCCGTTTATGCACGGGGATATGTTGCCGGTCTCCTGGAGAGCGGGGAACTGGAGAAAGGGAGCCTGAAACTCTTCTATGCTGCGTGGGCACTCCTCCTCCTCATTATTGTCCTTGCATTCTGTTCGGACAACCTGGCCCTCTTCTGGATCTTTGCGGAACTGACAACGATCACTTCCGCGGTCCTTATCGCAACCCTGTCAGCAAGAGAGAACATCGATGCCGCTATCAAGTACATCTTTGTTGCTTCGATCGCTATGCTCTTCTCGTTCGTGGGCCTCATATTCCTCTTCCAGACCTCGCGCACGGCCCTTGGGGACGGGACCCTTAACTGGACAGTACTTATGGAGCATGCAGCCGCATTTCCGCCGGGTATGATGGTTGCGGCATCAGCACTCGTCTTCATCGGGTTTGCTGCAAAATCCGGTATCTTCCCGTTCCATACCTGGCTTCCCGAAGCCCATGCCAAGGCGCCATCGGCCGTGAGTGCGATCCTCTCCGGGGTCCTCCTGAACGTGGGCATCTACGGGATCCTCCGCATGGTCGCGATCGCCCACCAGAATGTGGCGATTACCACCATCACCCCGCTCATCGGGCTCTTTGGTGTCCTCACGATAGCGATTGCCGCAATCTCGATGCTCCCGCAGAAGAACCTCAAGAAGCTCATTGCGTTCTCGAGTGTCGAGAACATGGGCCTCCTGCTCATCGGTATCGCGGTCTGTACGCCGCTCGCGATCTTCTGGGTACTCTTCCACGTCATGGCGCATGCACTTACGAAAGCCTCTCTCTTCTTCTCGGCAGGCATCCTTCACCGCCAGTACCGCAGTCATCTGTCGAGCGATGCAGTCGACGAGATCCGGGACGTATTCCGTCTCCAGCCCCTTGCTGCCTGGGGCATTATCCTCGGCGGACTTGCAATAATCGGTATGCCGCCGTTCCCCATTTTCTTCTCCAAGCTGTTCATCCTGCTCGGCCTGGGTTCTGTGTCGCCCCTGGTCCTCGCAGTTGTTCTCGTTCTCCTCTTCATCGCGGCGGTGGCGCTGGGATATTTCGTGATTGTGGCCTTTACGCAGGTATCGCCACCCGGGGTTTCCCCGGACATCGATCGTTACCCTACGCCGCTCAGCATGAAAGTGCCCATTGTTATCCTCCTTGGTCTCATCGTAATACTCGGGCTTGTCTTCACTTCCGGTGAGATCACATTCTTCAGCCAGATCGTAAAGGAGCTGAGATTCTGA
- the pyrH gene encoding UMP kinase, giving the protein MKTLVISLGGSILIPKLENHTIREYVPVLKKIAKHHRLFVVVGGGGEARRYISVTRELGIDEGTSDEIGILITRLNATMLIAALGGDAYPKVAETHSEAKKFGESGKIIVMGGITPGQTTDAVAAVLAERVGAAVFINATSVDGIYSADPNKVPDAERFDSLTPQQLLDIVGSTGLGAGSNNVLDVVAARVVERSGIPLVVLDGRDPKNLANAILKGKYKGTIVSSEKKKPLPL; this is encoded by the coding sequence ATGAAGACGCTAGTCATCTCGCTGGGCGGTTCCATCCTGATCCCGAAACTGGAGAACCATACCATCAGGGAATATGTCCCTGTGCTGAAGAAGATCGCAAAGCACCACCGGCTCTTTGTCGTGGTTGGCGGGGGCGGCGAGGCCCGGCGTTATATCAGTGTTACCCGCGAGCTGGGTATCGATGAGGGTACTTCAGATGAGATCGGTATTCTTATCACCCGCCTGAATGCTACCATGCTCATCGCGGCACTCGGCGGGGATGCATACCCCAAGGTTGCCGAGACCCATTCGGAAGCAAAGAAGTTTGGCGAGTCCGGCAAGATCATCGTCATGGGGGGCATCACGCCGGGGCAGACTACCGATGCCGTGGCTGCGGTTCTTGCCGAACGGGTCGGGGCCGCGGTCTTCATCAACGCAACATCGGTCGATGGCATCTATTCCGCAGACCCGAACAAAGTGCCGGATGCAGAGCGGTTCGATTCCCTGACCCCCCAGCAGCTGCTGGATATTGTCGGGAGTACGGGGCTCGGTGCGGGATCGAACAATGTGCTGGACGTGGTCGCTGCCCGCGTAGTTGAACGGAGCGGTATCCCGCTCGTTGTCCTCGATGGCCGGGACCCGAAGAATCTCGCAAACGCGATTCTCAAGGGGAAATACAAAGGCACCATTGTTTCGAGTGAGAAGAAGAAACCGCTGCCGCTGTGA
- the amrS gene encoding AmmeMemoRadiSam system radical SAM enzyme gives MHEARQYRRTENNSVTCSLCNHRCVIRPEKHGICGVRKNAGGTLYATTYGRISAEAVDPIEKKPLYHYLPGTRSYSLGSIGCNFHCRHCQNWHISRAEPDGAHLKSLSPEEGVRRAKESGSASISWTYNEPTIWHEYTLDMGTLARAAGLGTIYVTNGYITEEALRELAPMLGAYRVDLKAFTEDFYHNICGAHLQPVLDSAVLARELGMHIETVTLVIPGLNDSIGEQSSLIRWVIEHLGPETPMHFTAFHPDYQMTDRGATPVAALEKIYLKAQELGLQFPYVGNVYSHRYENTYCPACGATLIERQGFSSRIVGLDGQQCSACGETIGIVRHVG, from the coding sequence ATGCACGAGGCACGCCAGTACAGGAGAACGGAGAATAATTCCGTTACCTGCTCGCTCTGCAACCACCGCTGCGTTATACGCCCGGAAAAACACGGGATATGCGGTGTCCGGAAGAATGCGGGCGGAACCCTGTATGCCACTACCTACGGCAGGATCAGCGCCGAAGCCGTAGATCCGATCGAGAAAAAGCCGCTGTACCATTACCTTCCCGGCACACGCTCGTATTCCCTTGGCAGCATCGGGTGCAATTTCCATTGCCGGCACTGCCAGAACTGGCACATCTCGCGGGCAGAACCGGATGGGGCACACCTGAAGTCGCTCTCCCCGGAAGAAGGGGTGCGGCGGGCAAAGGAGAGCGGCAGTGCAAGCATCTCGTGGACCTACAACGAGCCTACGATCTGGCACGAGTATACGCTCGACATGGGCACGCTCGCACGGGCGGCCGGCCTTGGCACCATCTACGTGACGAACGGGTACATCACGGAAGAAGCCTTAAGGGAGCTTGCGCCGATGCTCGGTGCGTACCGCGTGGATCTCAAGGCGTTCACCGAAGATTTTTACCACAATATCTGCGGGGCGCACCTCCAGCCGGTGCTCGATTCGGCAGTTCTTGCCCGGGAACTGGGCATGCATATCGAGACCGTGACACTCGTCATCCCGGGCCTGAACGACAGTATCGGGGAGCAGTCCTCCCTGATCCGCTGGGTGATCGAACACCTGGGCCCCGAGACCCCGATGCACTTCACGGCATTCCACCCGGACTACCAGATGACCGATCGCGGCGCAACTCCCGTGGCAGCTCTTGAGAAGATTTACCTGAAAGCCCAGGAGCTCGGCCTGCAGTTCCCGTACGTAGGCAATGTGTACAGCCACCGGTACGAGAATACGTACTGCCCGGCGTGCGGCGCAACTCTTATCGAACGGCAGGGATTCTCCAGCCGGATCGTGGGCCTCGACGGGCAGCAGTGTTCAGCCTGCGGGGAAACCATCGGGATCGTGAGGCATGTCGGCTGA
- a CDS encoding helix-turn-helix transcriptional regulator encodes MKNRIKVLRAERDMTQEQLAELVGVTRNTIISIEKDKYCPSLKLGFRIARIFGVGIDTVFTYEEEKDGPSSENDE; translated from the coding sequence ATGAAGAACAGGATCAAAGTCCTCCGGGCCGAGCGTGACATGACGCAGGAGCAACTCGCAGAGCTCGTGGGAGTTACACGGAACACGATCATCTCTATAGAAAAGGACAAGTATTGTCCGTCCCTCAAGCTTGGATTCCGAATCGCCCGCATATTCGGTGTGGGGATCGACACGGTCTTCACCTATGAAGAGGAGAAGGACGGCCCGTCATCAGAAAATGATGAGTGA
- a CDS encoding DUF4405 domain-containing protein, protein MKNQQIVRWCVDVALGITFLVSLITGLTKLTVVLRMTGMGQVILPLARISDIHDTAGVLLGLLVFIHLFLNRRWLLVTTKQILAGNVNEG, encoded by the coding sequence TTGAAAAACCAGCAGATCGTCCGATGGTGCGTGGATGTTGCACTGGGCATAACGTTCCTTGTCAGCCTGATTACCGGTCTTACCAAACTCACGGTAGTGTTAAGGATGACCGGGATGGGACAGGTTATCCTGCCGCTTGCAAGGATTTCAGATATTCACGATACGGCCGGCGTACTTCTCGGCCTCCTCGTCTTCATCCACCTGTTCCTGAACCGGCGCTGGTTACTGGTAACAACAAAGCAGATCCTCGCGGGAAACGTGAACGAAGGGTAA
- a CDS encoding DUF2178 domain-containing protein, whose protein sequence is MKYLTYLAGTFLTACLVAALIGWSIAAGNFLIPIIAIPLGLIVILACRRNVKEVIGDERVNKIQSRAAFRTLEVLVILGAIMSVILYSYIVSDPLAPTIKGRVFTNDNGTSSMIINMYQPGSTETPENLTRSTTIKDINAMNESEAMDYCQFRREAFLENERKGIVGMTIGCSVFTLLVTFGAFYLYYNRKY, encoded by the coding sequence ATGAAATATCTTACCTACCTTGCCGGTACCTTCCTGACCGCCTGCCTGGTTGCAGCATTGATCGGATGGTCCATAGCAGCCGGGAATTTCCTGATCCCCATCATTGCCATCCCGCTGGGATTGATCGTCATCTTGGCATGCCGCCGGAATGTAAAAGAGGTGATCGGGGACGAACGCGTGAATAAAATCCAGTCCAGAGCTGCATTCCGGACACTGGAAGTCCTTGTTATCCTCGGGGCTATCATGTCAGTCATCCTGTACTCCTATATTGTCAGCGACCCGCTCGCCCCGACGATTAAGGGACGGGTATTTACCAATGATAACGGGACAAGTTCAATGATTATTAACATGTACCAGCCGGGCAGTACGGAAACTCCGGAGAATCTCACCCGTTCAACAACGATAAAAGATATCAATGCTATGAATGAGTCCGAAGCAATGGATTACTGCCAGTTCCGGCGTGAAGCATTTTTGGAAAATGAGAGAAAGGGCATCGTAGGAATGACCATCGGTTGCTCGGTTTTTACCCTGCTCGTCACTTTCGGAGCGTTTTATCTTTATTACAATAGAAAGTACTAA
- a CDS encoding molybdopterin-dependent oxidoreductase yields MNNRTIFIILLLLVMIAATLFVVLRVPAGINGSAPGGPASLGAVEVRSYQGKDLSSVHDFRENSIEGPQHINISDYRLTVTGLTGRTVVRTYDEILTKYPHYTKVVTLHCVEGWDATILWEGMLVRDILAEAKPDPRANTVIFTARDGYTTSFPLAYFYDRDILLAYRMNNVTMPEERGYPFGLVAEDKWGYKWIKWVEKIELSDDPSYQGYWEARGYSNNGDLNQSMYR; encoded by the coding sequence ATGAACAACAGGACGATCTTCATCATCCTGCTCCTCCTTGTGATGATCGCAGCCACGTTGTTCGTGGTGCTCAGGGTGCCCGCGGGGATTAATGGATCCGCCCCGGGTGGCCCGGCTTCCCTTGGTGCCGTGGAAGTCCGGTCGTACCAGGGAAAGGATCTTTCATCAGTACATGACTTCCGGGAAAATTCCATAGAGGGTCCCCAGCACATCAATATCTCCGACTACCGGCTTACCGTGACCGGTCTTACCGGCAGGACCGTGGTTCGCACGTACGATGAGATCCTCACGAAATACCCGCACTATACTAAGGTGGTCACTCTCCATTGCGTGGAAGGCTGGGATGCAACTATCCTCTGGGAAGGAATGCTTGTCCGGGACATCCTCGCTGAAGCAAAACCGGACCCCCGGGCAAACACGGTAATTTTCACTGCCCGTGATGGCTATACAACCTCATTTCCCCTTGCATATTTTTATGACCGCGACATCCTGCTGGCGTACCGGATGAACAATGTCACGATGCCGGAAGAACGCGGTTATCCCTTCGGGCTGGTGGCCGAGGACAAGTGGGGGTACAAGTGGATAAAATGGGTGGAAAAGATCGAGCTCTCCGATGATCCTTCGTACCAGGGCTACTGGGAAGCGCGGGGCTATTCCAATAACGGGGACCTGAACCAGAGCATGTATCGATAA
- a CDS encoding Mut7-C RNAse domain-containing protein, giving the protein MSADPAPGTRFIADRMLGTLTRYLRFMGYDTTSANRLEPGNRKEDTVLLDMAVKEKRILLTRDAELSRRGKDLAVFVRSEEVMEQVQQLVDLGLVEPRMVLCRCSLCNTLLRDATVEEIGRSDYAPRDREGLSFTWCEHCGKLYWNGSHGVHISGMIGGIQKGR; this is encoded by the coding sequence ATGTCGGCTGATCCGGCTCCCGGGACCAGGTTCATAGCTGACCGCATGCTCGGCACGCTCACGAGATATCTCCGGTTCATGGGATACGATACCACGAGCGCAAACCGGCTTGAACCCGGCAACCGGAAGGAGGACACGGTCCTGCTCGACATGGCCGTGAAGGAGAAGCGGATTCTCCTGACCCGGGATGCCGAACTGTCCCGGCGCGGGAAAGACCTGGCAGTTTTCGTACGATCCGAAGAGGTTATGGAACAGGTGCAGCAACTTGTCGATCTCGGGCTCGTGGAGCCCCGGATGGTCCTCTGCCGCTGCTCGCTCTGCAACACCCTGCTGCGCGATGCCACCGTCGAGGAGATCGGGAGATCGGATTATGCACCCAGGGATCGTGAAGGGCTGTCCTTCACCTGGTGCGAGCACTGCGGTAAACTCTACTGGAACGGGTCGCACGGCGTGCATATCTCGGGGATGATTGGGGGAATCCAGAAGGGCCGGTAG
- a CDS encoding alpha/beta hydrolase yields MSPVRKWGPGPYTIAVIHGGPGAPGEVAPVARELSAVRGVLEPLQTETTLEGQVQELRRVLVEQGKVPVTLVGFSWGAYLSWIVAARYPALVRKLILVGCPPFEDQYAASITKTRLTRLKQKDQAEAQALIGQLDKPEMTNKNAILARLGCLLTRADAFDPTNAEDEAFHCQYDIFRSVWDEAAEMRRTQILLQMAKSVRCPVLAIHGDWDPHPAEGVNEPLSKELKDFRFLLLEKCGHRPWMERNASENFYKVLVEEI; encoded by the coding sequence ATGAGCCCGGTACGAAAATGGGGGCCCGGACCCTACACGATTGCGGTCATCCACGGGGGCCCGGGAGCTCCCGGCGAGGTGGCACCGGTTGCACGGGAACTGTCAGCGGTACGGGGCGTGCTTGAACCGCTCCAGACCGAGACAACTCTTGAGGGGCAGGTCCAGGAGCTTCGCAGGGTTCTCGTGGAGCAGGGCAAGGTACCGGTAACCCTCGTGGGGTTCTCGTGGGGAGCATACCTTTCGTGGATCGTGGCCGCCCGGTATCCCGCTCTTGTCAGGAAACTGATTCTCGTAGGCTGCCCGCCGTTCGAAGACCAGTACGCTGCTTCGATAACCAAAACCCGTCTCACCCGTCTCAAACAGAAGGACCAGGCCGAGGCGCAGGCACTCATCGGCCAGCTTGACAAGCCGGAGATGACAAACAAGAATGCCATCCTCGCCCGGCTTGGATGCCTGCTTACCCGCGCCGATGCCTTTGATCCCACGAACGCGGAAGACGAGGCGTTCCACTGCCAGTACGATATTTTCAGGAGTGTCTGGGACGAGGCCGCGGAGATGCGGCGCACGCAGATCCTTTTGCAGATGGCAAAAAGCGTCAGGTGCCCGGTGCTTGCAATCCATGGCGACTGGGATCCCCACCCGGCCGAAGGTGTGAACGAACCGCTCTCAAAAGAACTTAAGGATTTCCGGTTCTTGCTCCTGGAGAAATGCGGCCACCGCCCGTGGATGGAACGGAACGCATCAGAGAATTTCTATAAAGTGCTTGTAGAAGAGATCTGA
- a CDS encoding NADH-quinone oxidoreductase subunit C — translation MTESSVDGFAAVREMVGSIQDPGRIVSGCAGEYYLTAGESEFTDLISSLSLAKCVLAGLFCVEGFTTSSRFSLFYVFERKTSVLVIVRNVDERAGSIARVFPSACWFERECRDGFGVEFEGAFDERRLFLHETYPDGFHPLKKSVKNIPIQPKQAVDPGDEYVFRKVSGEGVYQVPVGPVHAGIIEPGHFRFSVIGETVFNLEIRMFYKHRGIEKLAEGKSPDDCVRIAEAVSGDESVANATAFCMAAERIAGTIVPERAWYLRTILLELERICSHLGDQAGMLVDVAFPLGASQFSVLREEVFRMNAHLTGSRFLRGMICCGGLSHDISRQQVENLAEFVRQFGKRYQVGLKIVLSTTSVIDRFASTGVIKKNLILPLNLTGPAARASGGKMDVRIDHPYGIYDRFVPQPKPLNDGDVLSRFTVKASEIFDSLKLIEQLAASLPEGPVAGGFTVRDGHALSMVESCRGGNHCWILIRNGVVDRYKVRTASFCNWLAIEHAIQGNIVPDFPVINKSLNLSYAGTDL, via the coding sequence ATGACGGAAAGTTCAGTTGACGGGTTCGCTGCGGTCCGGGAGATGGTCGGCAGCATACAGGATCCCGGCCGGATCGTGAGCGGATGCGCCGGGGAATATTATCTCACGGCCGGGGAGAGCGAATTTACGGACCTGATTTCCTCCCTGTCACTGGCGAAGTGCGTCCTTGCCGGACTCTTCTGCGTGGAAGGGTTTACAACCTCTTCGCGGTTCTCGCTCTTTTACGTATTCGAGAGGAAGACAAGTGTCCTCGTGATTGTCCGGAACGTGGATGAACGCGCCGGTTCGATTGCCCGGGTATTTCCCTCGGCCTGCTGGTTCGAGCGCGAATGCCGGGACGGTTTCGGCGTGGAATTTGAGGGTGCGTTCGATGAACGGCGCCTCTTCCTGCACGAAACCTACCCGGACGGGTTCCACCCGCTGAAAAAATCGGTAAAAAATATCCCCATCCAGCCAAAACAGGCAGTCGATCCCGGCGATGAATACGTATTCCGGAAAGTCAGCGGCGAAGGAGTGTACCAGGTTCCCGTCGGGCCGGTGCACGCGGGTATCATCGAGCCGGGACATTTCCGGTTCAGCGTGATCGGCGAGACGGTCTTCAACCTCGAGATCCGCATGTTCTACAAGCACCGCGGCATCGAGAAGCTGGCGGAAGGAAAAAGTCCGGATGACTGCGTGCGTATCGCCGAAGCCGTCAGCGGGGACGAGTCTGTAGCAAACGCGACTGCATTCTGCATGGCGGCGGAGCGGATAGCAGGAACCATCGTCCCCGAACGGGCCTGGTACCTGCGCACGATCCTCCTCGAGCTTGAACGGATCTGTTCCCATCTCGGGGACCAGGCAGGGATGCTCGTCGACGTGGCGTTCCCGCTGGGTGCAAGCCAGTTCTCGGTCCTCCGCGAAGAAGTCTTCCGGATGAATGCGCACCTGACCGGCTCACGGTTCCTCCGGGGCATGATCTGCTGCGGCGGCCTCTCCCATGATATCAGCCGGCAACAGGTTGAGAATCTCGCGGAGTTTGTCCGCCAGTTCGGGAAACGCTACCAGGTCGGCCTGAAGATCGTTCTCTCTACAACCTCGGTCATCGACCGGTTCGCCTCTACGGGTGTGATAAAAAAGAACCTTATCCTCCCGCTCAATTTAACCGGCCCCGCGGCACGGGCTTCCGGGGGAAAAATGGATGTCCGTATCGACCACCCGTATGGCATCTATGATCGCTTTGTCCCCCAGCCAAAACCCCTTAACGACGGGGATGTCCTGTCCAGGTTCACGGTCAAGGCCTCCGAGATCTTCGACTCGCTGAAGCTTATCGAGCAACTGGCAGCGTCCCTGCCTGAAGGACCGGTCGCCGGCGGGTTTACGGTCCGGGACGGACATGCTCTCTCGATGGTGGAATCCTGCCGGGGCGGGAACCACTGCTGGATCCTTATCCGCAACGGAGTTGTGGACCGGTACAAGGTGAGAACCGCCTCGTTCTGCAACTGGCTGGCCATTGAACACGCAATCCAGGGCAATATCGTGCCGGACTTCCCGGTCATCAACAAAAGCCTGAACCTGTCGTACGCGGGAACGGACCTGTGA
- a CDS encoding NADH-quinone oxidoreductase subunit B family protein: MVNALSCLLKKKVTPDMPARDEEIEALGRQLKCEVDAVFGRSLAIRELDCGSDNATEIEINNLNNPYYDAERFGITFVASPRHADVLIVTGAVTHNMAIAAKKTYDAMPSPKFVVAVGDDACDGGIFAGTYAVLGGADKLFPVDMKIRGNPPAPAQILGGLLALMRKARGQD, encoded by the coding sequence ATGGTAAACGCATTATCCTGTCTCCTGAAAAAGAAAGTGACGCCCGATATGCCGGCACGTGACGAGGAGATCGAGGCGCTCGGCCGGCAGCTCAAATGTGAGGTCGATGCAGTTTTCGGGCGAAGTCTTGCGATACGGGAGCTTGACTGCGGCAGCGACAATGCCACCGAGATCGAGATAAACAACCTCAACAACCCCTATTACGATGCCGAGCGGTTCGGCATCACGTTCGTTGCTTCCCCCCGTCACGCGGATGTCCTGATCGTGACCGGTGCTGTCACGCACAACATGGCAATCGCTGCAAAGAAGACCTACGATGCCATGCCTTCGCCAAAGTTCGTTGTAGCGGTCGGCGACGATGCCTGCGATGGCGGGATCTTTGCCGGAACCTATGCCGTGCTTGGCGGGGCGGACAAGCTCTTTCCGGTTGATATGAAGATCCGGGGAAATCCCCCGGCACCTGCACAGATCCTAGGGGGACTGCTTGCACTGATGAGAAAAGCGCGGGGACAGGATTAA
- a CDS encoding histidine kinase N-terminal 7TM domain-containing protein: MAWQYSPLALILAIAAALLALFTFFAWKRRRTPGIIPVFVLFLAAMIWLAASAISLTSTDLATTLSMNLLAYPAVVTIPVAYLVFALWYTERDYRPSRLFLALLFVIPVLSVCLVATNDLHTLFYSGYSSIGGPRNSLIWVFLRGPLYWITASYSLVLVLSALLLFAIRYRTVGTLFRTQIELVLAAGLVPFLASLIYYLDLGPEAGFDWTPVTFVVSGFLLIAAMLNFELFSLQPMTHSFLVKTMKDGVVATNAHGFITLINPAGSALLGVTEDQGVGRQLTGFVPELARFITTTTTPGPRGNEITLPVGDSSRIFEVQSVAIPPEGEHDGGYILLFRDVTERKNAETAFQKANRKLNLLSGIVRHDVKNKLTALFLYVELAMEGHKEKDGKGELARIRESAEEIRTLIDFTQEYQDLGVAAPSWQSVGNALAGAGSQLDCSGIQLVDETGGLELLTDRLFQRVVYNLLDNAIRYARGMTTFSFRYTLEGGTLILYAEDDGPGVPPEDKERIFERGFGHNTGLGLFLVRDILGITDITIRETGELQKGARFEMTVPPGAFRFP, encoded by the coding sequence ATGGCCTGGCAGTACTCCCCCCTCGCCCTCATCCTTGCAATTGCAGCGGCTCTTCTTGCATTGTTCACGTTCTTTGCGTGGAAACGCCGCCGCACCCCGGGCATCATCCCGGTCTTTGTTCTCTTTCTTGCTGCAATGATCTGGCTGGCTGCGTCCGCAATCTCCCTCACGTCAACGGATCTCGCCACCACACTCTCGATGAACCTCCTGGCATATCCCGCGGTTGTAACGATCCCCGTCGCATACCTGGTGTTCGCGCTCTGGTACACCGAGCGGGACTACCGGCCTTCCCGCCTGTTTCTCGCCCTCCTCTTCGTGATCCCGGTCCTCTCGGTCTGCCTTGTGGCTACCAATGACCTCCACACGTTATTTTATTCCGGGTATTCCTCCATCGGGGGGCCGAGAAATTCTCTTATCTGGGTCTTTTTGCGGGGCCCCCTTTACTGGATCACGGCGTCCTACTCCCTTGTCCTTGTCCTTTCTGCACTCCTCCTCTTTGCCATCCGTTACCGGACCGTGGGAACGCTGTTCCGGACCCAGATAGAGCTCGTGCTTGCAGCGGGTCTTGTCCCGTTCCTTGCCTCCCTCATCTATTACCTGGACCTTGGTCCCGAGGCGGGATTTGACTGGACTCCGGTCACGTTCGTAGTCTCGGGCTTCCTGCTCATTGCCGCCATGCTCAACTTCGAGCTTTTCTCCCTGCAGCCTATGACACATTCCTTTCTCGTTAAGACGATGAAGGACGGGGTTGTTGCAACCAATGCGCATGGCTTCATCACGCTCATCAACCCTGCCGGTTCCGCCCTGCTCGGTGTAACCGAAGACCAGGGAGTGGGCCGGCAGCTGACCGGGTTTGTACCGGAACTGGCCCGTTTTATCACGACAACCACAACACCCGGTCCGCGGGGGAACGAGATAACCCTCCCGGTCGGGGATTCGTCCCGCATCTTCGAGGTCCAGTCGGTTGCCATTCCCCCTGAAGGGGAGCACGACGGCGGCTATATTCTTTTGTTCCGCGATGTGACGGAGAGGAAAAATGCCGAGACCGCATTCCAGAAGGCCAACCGAAAGCTCAACCTCCTTTCCGGGATCGTCAGGCACGACGTGAAAAACAAGCTGACCGCCCTGTTTCTTTATGTCGAGCTGGCAATGGAAGGCCACAAAGAGAAGGACGGGAAGGGAGAGCTCGCCAGGATTCGCGAATCCGCGGAAGAGATCCGCACGCTGATCGACTTCACTCAGGAATACCAGGACCTCGGTGTTGCGGCTCCTTCGTGGCAGAGCGTCGGGAATGCGCTGGCCGGTGCAGGGAGCCAGCTCGACTGTTCCGGCATTCAGCTCGTGGATGAGACCGGCGGCCTCGAACTTCTCACGGACCGGCTTTTCCAGCGTGTGGTCTACAACCTCCTTGATAATGCAATCCGCTATGCCCGGGGCATGACAACCTTTTCCTTCAGGTATACTCTGGAGGGCGGGACTCTTATCCTGTACGCTGAGGATGACGGCCCGGGAGTTCCCCCGGAGGACAAGGAACGGATCTTCGAGCGGGGGTTTGGCCATAATACCGGCCTTGGCCTCTTCCTTGTCCGCGATATTCTCGGCATAACGGATATAACGATCCGGGAGACCGGCGAGCTGCAGAAAGGGGCACGGTTCGAGATGACGGTTCCCCCGGGAGCGTTCCGGTTCCCTTAA